TGTATATGAATGTTGGGGTCACCAGCTTGGTTGTAAATCGCGAGAAATAGAAACGTTGGCTCTGTGCCCGTTCAATAAAACGCCAATCAGACAAAATTAACCCTTTGTTAAACAATTGTTACCTTAGAGCTACAGGGGAAAATATTGCCTTCTTAATCTTAAGGAATCCTTGTGAATTGAGGAGGATAGGCCATAAAATGACTCTGTTATAAAACTAACAATAAATCTTAGGGAGAGTTGAGAATGAAAAAACATATTTTGTTAATGCTGACCAGTGCGAGCATGCTCTTTGCCGGCATGACCAGTGAAACTTACGCCTCTGCTCAAAGAGCAAAGCAACAAGTTCAACACCAAGTTCAGGCTGCCGCAGCTGCTGTAGTTCCACCAGGAGGCCTTCTTTTGGATGCTGCTGAAGTTAATCAATTAAAAGCAGATATGTTAGCGCTTGTAACAACTGCAGGTATTGTGGGTGCTCATGGAGCTCCTTTTCAACCCGCTGCTAATCCTACAGCAGTGCAAGTTCACAATGCACTACAAGCAGCAGATGCAGCAATGGCTGCTGGGTTTACAGCACCTGGAGTAGGAGGGATACTCAATCGAATTCGTGCTCGTATTGGTTTGGCTCCTGCAGCTAACCCTGCTAATGATGGTGCTCTTGCAGGTGGTCAACCTGCGAACGATGATGTCATAACGAGAATTGACGATATCATTGGGGATGCCAACCATTTAGCAAACCTAGCTTATGCAGAAGTTGGAATTGTGTATGTTCCCGTTAACTACGCAGCAGGTGGCCCGCATGGTGCGGCAAACCTATTTCAAGGAAAAGAAGCGGCGATTACAGCTGAACTTGCTCGTGTTGTGAATGATGCGATAGGAACTCCTCATTTAAGTGGTGGTGCAAAAGCACTAAAGTTCGGTCCTCTTGTTGATCTCATGAGAGCTGGCTTCCATGATCTTGAAGTAGCTGCAGTCGGTGGTGGTGCAACAGCGGGAGCATCATGGGTAAACGTTAAAGCTACTATCAACGCTACAGGCGCTGTTTTAAACTAATAATAAAATTACAGAGGGACTTTAAAAATGAAAAAAACAATGAAAAAGACACTGGCCTTGGGGCTTATGACATCAGCACTTTTGATGTCTCCGTCTCAAGATGCTAACGCCTTTGTCAAAGGCTTTTACGTGGGTGCCAATGGTGGCGTGGGATACTTGAAAACCCGTGTGAACGCTGATTATGGAGCGAATCTAACACGTCGTTTTGACCATGCTGGAATTGGAGCTACAGGTGGCCTTCATCTAGGATATGGATGGATGTTTGCTCAGTCCTGGTATACGGGCTTAGAAGGGAGCGGAGCTCTCTCCAGTATTAAGGGAGATGAGGATTCAGTGATTGATCTTGCGAACAACACGTTTGAAAAAACATCTTCTCAAGAACGCTACAATTTTGCTCTTGCCTTAAAGCTCGGTAAAGTCGTGGCTGACCATTGCATGGTTTACTTAAGACTGGGCGCGCGTTTTGCCAATTTCCGTTTCACTCAACAACAATATGTTCTTGGGGGAGCAGTGGATTCGCAAACAACGCTGAACAAGACAAAAGTTGGCTTTGAGCCAGGTCTTGGGTTTGCGGTAAAGATTGCTGATCGTTGGACGTTCCATGGAGAATACACCCATGCTTGGTTCAGTAAGCAAAGCTTTGCTAAGAATAACTTTAATGCTGCTGCTGCCGATAATTACAGCATGCAACCGCAAGTGGGTCGCTTCTTAGTAGGCTTTACGTTCCATTTAGGTCGTTAGTCTTCTATTCTATACTTTAAAGCCAGCGGTTTGCGCCGCTGGCTTTTTTTGTGTTTGAAGCGCCAGCTCTTTGTTTGAGCTTCGGCGTCGAGGAAGAAGTAAGGTGGACTGTGCCACGGGGGCATCCTTGTCATCACGAGCACAGCGACGTGATCTAATCGCGCGACGCCGACCGCTGATTAGGACAGCTTCTTCTTTAACAACTCATTGACAACGGTTGGATTGGCTTTGCCTGCCATTTCCTTCATGACTTTGCCTACAAAAAAGCCAAAGAGTTTGTCTTTACCAGCCTTATAGTCAGCAACATGATCGGGGTTTTCGGCCAGGATTCTATCGATACACGCTGTGATCGCAGAGTCATCGCTGACCTGCTCAAGGCCTTTTTCTTTGACAATGACTTCGGGGTTGGCGCCCGTTTCCCACATATCAACGAAAACATCTTTCGCAATACGGCCAGAGATAGTCCCCTTGGCCATCAAGACGATGAGATCTGCCAAATCTTGAGGTTTGACCTTTGACTCAACAATGGTGAGACTGTCTCGATTAAGAGCGGCAAAAAGCTCTCCCAAAATCCAATTGGCTAAGGTCTTCCCTGACTTTGCCAGATCATCGGGAGACGAGATTTTCTTTTGCAACTCTTCAAGGCTTTGTTCGTAATAGTTCGCAATTTCAATTTCTGACGTGAGTAAAGCTGCATCATAATGTGCTAACCCAAAACTATCCATAAAACGCTTTTTCTTTACATCGGGAAGTTCAGGAAGTTGACGACGAAGGGTTTCAATTTCCTCATCGGTGAGAAGAAGCGGCGGAAGGTCCGGATCGGGAAAATATCGATAGTCATGGGCATCTTCTTTTGAGCGCATGGAGCGTGTTTCTCCCTTACTCGCATCAAAGAGGCGCGTTTCCTGATCAATTTGTCCGCCATTTTCTAAAATTTCAATCTGGCGACGCGCTTCATAGTGGATGGCTTGACCAATAAAGCGAATAGAATTCACGTTTTTAATTTCTGCGCGTGTGCCCAAATCTTCTCCTGGTCTGCGAACAGAAACGTTAACGTCGGCCCGCAAGCTCCCTTGTTCCATGTTACCATCGCACGTACCTAAATATCTTAAAAGAGAGCGAAGCTTTTTGACGAAGGCTTGGGCTTCTTCGGCACTGCGAATATCAGGTTCACTAACAATTTCCATCAATGCTACGCCCGCACGATTTAAATCAATAAACGTTGCATCTGGGCGTTGATCGTGGATGCTTTTTCCTGCGTCTTGTTCAAGGTGAAGACGTGTGATTCCGATTCTTTTGGTTTCCCCATTTTCTAAATCGATATCAAGGTATCCTTGCCCCACGATGGGATGTTTAAATTGAGAAATCTGATACCCCGCGGGAAGGTCAGGATAGAAATAGTTTTTACGGTCAAACACCGAAAACTTATGGATAACAGCGTTAAGTCCCAATCCTGTTTTAATCGCTTGCTTGACGCACATATCATTAATGACGGGGAGCATCCCTGGGAAAGCTGCATCAATGAAAGAGACTTGCGCATTGGGTTCGGCTCCGAAAGTGGTCGCTGCTCCTGAAAAGAGCTTTGCTTTTGAAGTAGCCTGGGCATGAACTTCAAGTCCAATGACTAATTCCCAGGGGCCCGTTGATCCTTCTAGATATTTTGTTGCCGTTGTCATGATGCTTTTCTCAATTTTTCAATTTGTTTGGAAAAGTCGGCGGCTTTTTCTATGACAGCGCCGACTTTAAAAAGACGTTCTTCTTCAAAGGCTGGACTAATGAGTTGCAGTCCTAAGGGAAGGCCTTCATTATTTATACCCGCTGGGATAGAGATCCCTGGCAAACCTGCAAGATTCAGAGTTACGGTTAGGACGTCCATCATATACATAGAGATGGGGTCTTTAGGCTCTTCACCAATTGCAAAAGCTGCAGAGGGCACCGTGGGGGTCAGCATGACGTCGACTTTCTTAAAGGCTTCTTCAAAATCTTGCGTGATGAGACGGCGAACTTTTTGTGCCTTAATATAATAAGCTTCATAGTAACCAGCCGAGAGAGCATACGTACCGATTAAAATTCGGCGTTTCACCTCGTTTCCAAACCCTTCTGAGCGTGTGAGTTCATAAAGATCATCGAGTGACTGAGCAGAAGAAGAGCGATGACCAAAACGAATACCATCGTAACGAGCAAGGTTTGAAGAAGCTTCCGCCGGTGCAATAATATAATAGGTGGGAAGAGCATATTTTGTGTGTGGCAGAGAAACATCCACAATCTCAGCGCCACTTTCCTTCAACCATTCGATCCCTTTATCCCAAAGGGCTGCAACTTCTTTATTCATCCCGTCTACACGATATTCTTTAGGAATACCAACCTTTAGACCCTGTATAGATTGACCAATACTTTTGCTGTAATGAGGCACAGGACGATTGACAGAGGTAGCATCCTTGGGATCATGACCTGCCATCACTTCGAGCATAAGAGCTGCATCTTCAACTGTTTTTGTCACTGGACCGGCCTGATCTAAAGAAGAAGCAAACGCTACGATACCCCAGCGCGAGCAACGACCATAAGTTGGTTTGATACCGACAATACCACAAAATGATGCGGGTTGACGAATAGATCCACCCGTGTCTGTAGCCGTCGCTCCTAAAGCTAAATCGCCAGCAATAGCAGCACATGAACCACCAGAAGAACCACCAGGAACATACTTTTTATCGTTACCTTCGACGTGCCACGGGTTAATGACAGGACCAAATGCGGATGTGAGATTCGAAGACCCCATCGCAAATTCATCCATGCTGGTTTTGCCCAGCATAATGCCGCCCGCTTTCCAAAGATTAGAGGTCACTGTTGATTCATAGTGGGGTACAAAGTTGCCAAGGATATGTGATCCCGCGGTTGTCTTAATACCTTGTGTGCAGAATAAGTCCTTAATGGCTAAGGGAATTCCATCCAGCGGTAACATCTCTCCCCGCGCAATACGATTATCTGAATTTTCTGCGCTCGAGAGAGCAAGATCTGGTGTTTCTGTAATAAAAGCATTTAAATGCTTTGACGCTTCAATCCGTTTAATGTGAGACTGGGTGAGCTCAGTGGCTGAAAATTTTTTTGCTTTTAACCCTGCCAAGGCCTCACTCAATGTTAGTTTTGTTAGATCCATCGTAAGTGACCTTTCTATTCGACGACTTTGGGTACGACAAACATGTCGAATTCAGCTTTCGGAGCATTGGAGACCACGCAATGAGGAGCATCCCCTTCTGTGACAATATCATTACGGCGTGGCATTTCTTTTAAGTTAACACTGGTCATAGGGTCTACTTGATCAGTGTTTGTTTCATTAAGTTGCTCTACCCAACTTAAGATTTGCGTTAAATCATTTTGCCAGCGAACAATTTCATCATCTTGGAGCCGAAGACGGGCAAGCCGTGCTACTTTTCTAACTACTTTTTCATCAATCTTCATGGAAATACTCTTAATTTTTGCTGCCTAAACATAATATGCCAACTGCTTTGATGCAAGAGGCGCAATGCTGAATCCCACATTTTTCTCTTCTCGATAGGCAAAATAACTGACAAAAACTTGACATAGTGATAAATATGGATAGAGTGTTCTAAATAAATCATAAAAATCATGCGGGCGGTGTGTAACGTTTCGAACAGGAGAATGTTCCATGGGTCTGCAGTGGGTGCGTCTTAAATTTATATCAGTCGTAGTGTGTTGCTTCGTTGGGGGGATTGGCGAAAGCCAGGGGTCGTTCTTGATGAAAGACCTGGTCGATGGCATGAAGGGGCTTACGCTTCGAAGCAAGCCTCTCCCTCCAAAAATCCAGCATAGGTCTTTTGTCACGAAATCTTCCCAAAAATATCCTCAAGGCGTTTACATCCATGCGACCGAGGATTCGGTGTTTAAGCATGTGATGCAAAAGGATCATTTTCGGAATTCCTTTTTGAGTGCCGTCTTGGGAGAAGAAATTCTAGAGTCTGAATACTTGGATCAGGCCCTGAATCCTCTTAAAAGTTTTACAGCGCTCAGAGGTTTTATAAACGATAAAAAGCATATCCTTCTTATGAAGGAGGTCGAGAAGGACCTGAAGGATCCCCTTGTCATCAATGCCAGGACCAATAGATCCATGGGTAAGATGCGTGAGTTTTTAAAACAGCTTGCGCCGATTTATTATCATCTTGTGGCCTCGCTGCCGGCAGAAGAGCGCAATACCCAGCTGGATTTGATTTGTAAAACACGGTTTGGGTTGATCAATGTGGAAGTGCAAGTTGAACCGCAGAATTTCTGGGACATTCGTATTCTTGATCATGTGTGTGGTTTGTTTCATCGCCAGTTTCCCAAGGGGTTTAAATGGTCAGAGCTTAAAACGGATGTAGACCTTGCCGACAAAGTAAGAAAAGTCGTTGGGATTAGCCTCTTTGAAAACCCGCCCAAGGTGCCCCATCACCTTCATCAACTTCTGCCCTGGTATCGGATGGAGCCTTGGGGAGAAGATGAATTACGCCGGGATTTTGTGTTAGCAGAGAAGAAGGTTCCCCGAATGACACGGAGCGGTCTTGAGTTCATCGATATTAACCTTGGGGCTTTATCCCATCATAAACCTCTTTCAGTCTTAGCGGGGGAGTCTGCAGACTATCGCGAGTGGCTCGAGTTGCTCGCCCATGGTCATTTAAAGTCTATGGAAGAAGTTGAACAGAGTGTGTCGTCACCGGTGATTAAGGAAGCCTATCACACCATTCGAACACTTCCAGAAGATGTGATGATGCGCTATGAGGAAGCTTATATCAAACGTCAAAATATTAGTCATTATGTGAGCGCCCAAAAAGAAGAAGGAATAAAAGAAGGCATAGAAAAAGGTAAGACTGAATCAGCCATGAATTTGTTAGCGATGGGGGTAGAGGTAGAAAAAATCGCAAAAGCTACAGGATTGAGCGAAGAAAAAATCCTCTCTCTTAAAACACAACAGAGCACTTAAAGAATCAGAATTTTAAGTTAGCTTTTGACCACTATGGATGGCTGCGACACCACCGGATAAGTTTTGGTAAGCGACGTTTTGATAGCCAGTAGTGGTCATGAGCGATTTTAGTTCATCTTGCGTATAAAAGCGATCAATGCTCTCAACCAAATATTGGTAGGCGCTCTTATTATTCGCGACCATTTCGCCAATGCGTGGAATGACTTCAAATGAATAGAAGCGATAGAGTTTATCAAAGATTTTTGAAGAAACTTTAGAAAACTCAAGACAAAAGAAAAAGCCCCCTGGTTTGAGGATGCGTAAAATTTCTTTGAGGGATTCTTCAATATAAGTAAAATTTCGAAGTCCAAAAGAAATTGTACAGGTATCAAAGCTTTGATCTTTAAAGGGTAACGTTGCGCCATCTGCAACAATCCAAGTAAGACCGTTAATGATGCCCTGATCAATGGCACGGGATTCTCCTTGGAGAATCATAGCGTGATTAATGTCTACAACAGTCGCTGAGCAACCCTTAAATTCCTGAGTGGTTTTTAAAAAACGACACGCTATATCGCCTGTTCCGCCAGCGAGATCCAGAAGATGCATATTTTCCCGAGGACGAATCATTTTGATAAGTTCATGCTTCCATAGTCGATGAACACCAAAACTCATTAGATCATTCATTAGGTCATAACGACGCGCAACTTCTTCAAAAACACTTTTAACAAGAAA
The sequence above is drawn from the Candidatus Nucleicultrix amoebiphila FS5 genome and encodes:
- a CDS encoding Rpn family recombination-promoting nuclease/putative transposase, producing the protein MGLQWVRLKFISVVVCCFVGGIGESQGSFLMKDLVDGMKGLTLRSKPLPPKIQHRSFVTKSSQKYPQGVYIHATEDSVFKHVMQKDHFRNSFLSAVLGEEILESEYLDQALNPLKSFTALRGFINDKKHILLMKEVEKDLKDPLVINARTNRSMGKMREFLKQLAPIYYHLVASLPAEERNTQLDLICKTRFGLINVEVQVEPQNFWDIRILDHVCGLFHRQFPKGFKWSELKTDVDLADKVRKVVGISLFENPPKVPHHLHQLLPWYRMEPWGEDELRRDFVLAEKKVPRMTRSGLEFIDINLGALSHHKPLSVLAGESADYREWLELLAHGHLKSMEEVEQSVSSPVIKEAYHTIRTLPEDVMMRYEEAYIKRQNISHYVSAQKEEGIKEGIEKGKTESAMNLLAMGVEVEKIAKATGLSEEKILSLKTQQST
- the gatA gene encoding Asp-tRNA(Asn)/Glu-tRNA(Gln) amidotransferase subunit GatA, coding for MDLTKLTLSEALAGLKAKKFSATELTQSHIKRIEASKHLNAFITETPDLALSSAENSDNRIARGEMLPLDGIPLAIKDLFCTQGIKTTAGSHILGNFVPHYESTVTSNLWKAGGIMLGKTSMDEFAMGSSNLTSAFGPVINPWHVEGNDKKYVPGGSSGGSCAAIAGDLALGATATDTGGSIRQPASFCGIVGIKPTYGRCSRWGIVAFASSLDQAGPVTKTVEDAALMLEVMAGHDPKDATSVNRPVPHYSKSIGQSIQGLKVGIPKEYRVDGMNKEVAALWDKGIEWLKESGAEIVDVSLPHTKYALPTYYIIAPAEASSNLARYDGIRFGHRSSSAQSLDDLYELTRSEGFGNEVKRRILIGTYALSAGYYEAYYIKAQKVRRLITQDFEEAFKKVDVMLTPTVPSAAFAIGEEPKDPISMYMMDVLTVTLNLAGLPGISIPAGINNEGLPLGLQLISPAFEEERLFKVGAVIEKAADFSKQIEKLRKAS
- the ubiE gene encoding bifunctional demethylmenaquinone methyltransferase/2-methoxy-6-polyprenyl-1,4-benzoquinol methylase UbiE, which encodes MVKNLQKSFGYRTVAEGEKTFLVKSVFEEVARRYDLMNDLMSFGVHRLWKHELIKMIRPRENMHLLDLAGGTGDIACRFLKTTQEFKGCSATVVDINHAMILQGESRAIDQGIINGLTWIVADGATLPFKDQSFDTCTISFGLRNFTYIEESLKEILRILKPGGFFFCLEFSKVSSKIFDKLYRFYSFEVIPRIGEMVANNKSAYQYLVESIDRFYTQDELKSLMTTTGYQNVAYQNLSGGVAAIHSGQKLT
- the gatC gene encoding Asp-tRNA(Asn)/Glu-tRNA(Gln) amidotransferase subunit GatC; the encoded protein is MKIDEKVVRKVARLARLRLQDDEIVRWQNDLTQILSWVEQLNETNTDQVDPMTSVNLKEMPRRNDIVTEGDAPHCVVSNAPKAEFDMFVVPKVVE
- the gatB gene encoding Asp-tRNA(Asn)/Glu-tRNA(Gln) amidotransferase subunit GatB, encoding MTTATKYLEGSTGPWELVIGLEVHAQATSKAKLFSGAATTFGAEPNAQVSFIDAAFPGMLPVINDMCVKQAIKTGLGLNAVIHKFSVFDRKNYFYPDLPAGYQISQFKHPIVGQGYLDIDLENGETKRIGITRLHLEQDAGKSIHDQRPDATFIDLNRAGVALMEIVSEPDIRSAEEAQAFVKKLRSLLRYLGTCDGNMEQGSLRADVNVSVRRPGEDLGTRAEIKNVNSIRFIGQAIHYEARRQIEILENGGQIDQETRLFDASKGETRSMRSKEDAHDYRYFPDPDLPPLLLTDEEIETLRRQLPELPDVKKKRFMDSFGLAHYDAALLTSEIEIANYYEQSLEELQKKISSPDDLAKSGKTLANWILGELFAALNRDSLTIVESKVKPQDLADLIVLMAKGTISGRIAKDVFVDMWETGANPEVIVKEKGLEQVSDDSAITACIDRILAENPDHVADYKAGKDKLFGFFVGKVMKEMAGKANPTVVNELLKKKLS
- a CDS encoding outer membrane protein, with amino-acid sequence MKKTMKKTLALGLMTSALLMSPSQDANAFVKGFYVGANGGVGYLKTRVNADYGANLTRRFDHAGIGATGGLHLGYGWMFAQSWYTGLEGSGALSSIKGDEDSVIDLANNTFEKTSSQERYNFALALKLGKVVADHCMVYLRLGARFANFRFTQQQYVLGGAVDSQTTLNKTKVGFEPGLGFAVKIADRWTFHGEYTHAWFSKQSFAKNNFNAAAADNYSMQPQVGRFLVGFTFHLGR